A DNA window from Phragmites australis chromosome 11, lpPhrAust1.1, whole genome shotgun sequence contains the following coding sequences:
- the LOC133885274 gene encoding transcription factor MYB77-like has translation MHALSRPRASQAKRRFAAHAARTSPLPHYSKTHRKRPPPREPEAVRPPNPPSITRTSEPTPGAKHRAAPQTHLQPQPTRLYIHSPADETKGEGDAYRSTSEEMAAPSGGGGAGVEGGAGSGPESGGGSRMKGSWTPEEDELLRWAVSRHGARNWSVISGEIPGRSGKSCRLRWCNQLSPGVERRAFTPEEDAVIVAAHAMHGNKWATIARLLHGRTDNSVKNHWNSTLRRQRRAAAAAANANSGGVGGCALLRPLAAIPLQPLVDLKGSSVSVPFHPLDLKEEDGDDDEDDEEEDGSSEDSVLAPRTKKLRPCVGIIAGHHLPPLAVKPELVKPQPTAADPLTLLSLSLPGGGTVPAASAPQAVEVVASEEGKAKVREKLEKDPWFLPVMREMVVEEVKRAMQGTDVAYSPLVASNASGEDGRAAANGQN, from the coding sequence ATGCATGCGTTGTCCCGCCCGAGAGCAAGCCAAGCCAAGCGGCGGTTCGCGGCTCATGCCGCCCGCACATCCCCACTCCCCCACTACTCAAAAACCCACCGCAAACGGCCGCCCCCGCGCGAGCCCGAAGCCGTCCGTCCACCTAACCCCCCATCGATCACACGAACGAGCGAACCAACTCCAGGAGCAAAGcaccgcgccgcgccgcaaACGCACCTCCAACCACAACCCACGCGTCTTTATATACACAGCCCCGCCGACGAGACAAAGGGAGAGGGAGACGCATATAGATCGACCAGCGAGGAAATGGCGGCgccgagcggcggcggcggcgccggggtgGAGGGCGGTGCCGGTTCGGGGCCGGAGTCGGGGGGAGGCAGCAGGATGAAGGGCTCGTGGACGCCGGAGGAGGACGAACTGCTGCGTTGGGCCGTGTCGCGGCATGGGGCGCGCAACTGGAGCGTGATCAGCGGCGAGATCCCGGGCCGGTCGGGCAAGTCGTGCCGGCTGCGGTGGTGCAACCAGCTCAGCCCCGGTGTGGAGCGCCGCGCCTTCACGCCCGAGGAGGATGCCGTCATCGTGGCGGCGCACGCCATGCACGGCAACAAGTGGGCCACCATCGCGCGCCTGCTCCACGGGCGCACCGACAACTCCGTCAAGAACCACTGGAACTCCACACTGCGGCGCCAgcgcagggccgccgccgccgcggccaacGCCAACTCCGGCGGGGTCGGCGGGTGCGCGCTGCTGCGGCCCCTCGCGGCCATCCCGCTCCAGCCTCTGGTGGATCTCAAGGGGTCGTCGGTCTCCGTCCCGTTCCACCCTCTGGATCTCAAGGAGGAGGACGGGGATGAtgacgaggacgacgaggaggaggacggcagCAGCGAGGACTCGGTGCTGGCGCCGCGGACGAAGAAGCTGCGGCCGTGCGTTGGCATCATAGCCGGCCACCATCTTCCTCCTCTGGCGGTGAAGCCTGAGCTTGTAAAGCCTCAGCCTACGGCGGCCGATCCCCTCACGTTGCTCTCCCTCAGCCTGCCGGGCGGCGGGACCGTCCCGGCGGCCTCAGCACCGCAGGCCGTCGAGGTGGTGGCGAGCGAGGAGGGGAAGGCGAAGGTGAGGGAGAAGCTGGAGAAGGACCCGTGGTTCCTGCCGGTGATGCGAGAGATGGTCGTGGAGGAGGTGAAGCGGGCGATGCAGGGGACGGACGTGGCCTACTCGCCACTGGTGGCGAGCAATGCCAGCGGGGAGGACGGTCGCGCCGCCGCCAACGGCCAGAACTGA